One genomic window of Salvia miltiorrhiza cultivar Shanhuang (shh) chromosome 4, IMPLAD_Smil_shh, whole genome shotgun sequence includes the following:
- the LOC131020936 gene encoding uncharacterized protein At5g19025-like isoform X3 — MFFILIKKGSIKIPQKQFCCINQNQFLSPADVVLQSTSGRSTLTCASPRPHANLRASHFAPPEIPSPPPSTIMRSSTTTITMRRSAPNALSPQPSISPNCPSLCRHSPSATLDLLILLLVLFSGAFLITSYFSYLFHSLSLLLPPLASDPQSQLIFLALFAASFLAFVSFFEICCGGRSRRCGRAGCRGLKRGMEFDLLLQGEELLRVGDGSKAVRDVNSLPWKGGGDDNPDYECLRAELRKMAPPNGRAVLLFCLRCGCPISKLEGWGPKRGRRHKK; from the exons atgtttttcattttaattaaaaagggAAGCATCAAAATCCCACAAAAACAATTTTGCTGTATTAATCAAAATCAATTTCTCAGTCCCGCAGATGTTGTACTCCAGAGTACAAGCGGGCGAAGCACGCTAACCTGCGCTTCCCCTCGCCCCCACGCTAACCTGCGCGCCTCCCATTTTGCTCCACCTGAAATACCTTCGCCACCGCCGTCCACTATCATgcgctcctccaccaccaccatcacaaTGCGCCGCTCCGCCCCCAACGCTCTCTCCCCGCAGCCCTCAATTTCCCCAAATTGCCCCTCCCTCTGCCGCCACTCCCCCTCCGCGACGCTCgacctcctcatcctcctcctcGTCCTCTTCTCCGGCGCCTTCCTCATCACCTCCTATTTCTCCTACCTCTTCCACTCGCTCTCCCTCCTCCTCCCCCCTCTCGCCTCCGACCCCCAATCGCAGCTCATATTCCTCGCCCTATTCGCCGCCTCCTTCCTCGCCTTCGTCAGCTTCTTCGAGATCTGCTGCGGCGGCCGCTCGCGGCGGTGCGGCCGCGCCGGATGCAGGGGACTGAAGCGGGGGATGGAGTTCGATCTGCTGCTGCAGGGGGAGGAGCTGCTGCGGGTCGGGGACGGCAGCAAGGCCGTGAGGGACGTCAATTCCCTGCCGTGGaagggcggcggcgacgacaACCCCGACTACGAGTGCCTCCGCGCCGAGCTCCGGAAGATGGCGCCGCCTAACGGCCGCGCCGTGCTGCTCTTCTGCCTCCGCTGCGGCTGCCCGATCTCCAAGCTGGAAGGCTGGGGCCCTAAGCGCGGCCGCCGCCACAAGAA GTAG
- the LOC131020940 gene encoding glutamine synthetase leaf isozyme, chloroplastic-like, which yields MAQILAPSAQWQMRAAKKSSHFSPLSSNFSSLVMKQHKKGAVFRNSAKFRVFAIKSENGTINRLEQMLNLDVTPYTDKIIAEYIWIGGSGVDVRSKSRTISKPVEHPSELPKWNYDGSSTGQAPGEDSEVILYPQAIFKDPFRGGNNILVICDTYTPAGEPIPTNKRYRAAEILSDPKVVAEVPWYGIEQEYTLLQRNVKWPLGWPVGGYPGPQGPYYCGAGADKSFGRDISDAHYKACLYAGINISGTNGEVMPGQWEFQVGPSVGIEAGDHIWCARYLLERITEQAGVVLTLDPKPIDGDWNGAGCHTNYSTKSMREEGGFDVIKKAILNLSLRHKAHISAYGEGNERRLTGKHETASINTFSWGVANRGCSIRVGRDTEKNGKGYLEDRRPASNMDPYVVTGLLAETTLLWEPTLEAKLSLHTRSC from the exons ATGGCACAGATTTTAGCACCTTCTGCACAATGGCAGATGAGAGCTGCAAAGAAGTCATCACATTTTAGTCCATTGAGCTCAAATTTTAGCTCCCTTGTTATGAAACAACACAAAAAAGGTGCAGTCTTTAGAAACTCAGCCAAATTCAGAGTTTTTGCTATCAAGTCTGAAAATGGCACCATCAACCGTTTGGAGCAGATGCTCAACTTAGATGTCACACCCTATACAGACAAGATCATTGCTGAGTACATTTG GATCGGAGGGTCGGGAGTCGATGTTCGTAGCAAATCAAGG ACCATTTCGAAGCCGGTTGAGCACCCCTCGGAGCTGCCCAAGTGGAACTACGATGGCTCGAGCACGGGGCAGGCTCCCGGAGAAGACAGTGAAGTCATCTTATA CCCTCAAGCAATCTTCAAGGATCCATTTCGCGGTGGCAACAACATCTTG GTGATATGCGACACGTACACGCCTGCAGGGGAGCCGATTCCAACGAACAAACGCTACAGAGCTGCTGAGATCTTGAGTGATCCAAAGGTTGTTGCAGAGGTTCCATG GTATGGCATTGAGCAAGAATACACATTGCTCCAACGCAACGTGAAGTGGCCGTTGGGGTGGCCCGTTGGGGGCTACCCCGGCCCTCAG GGGCCTTACTACTGCGGAGCCGGGGCAGACAAATCATTCGGGCGCGACATATCAGATGCTCACTACAAGGCTTGCTTGTATGCAGGGATCAACATCAGTGGTACCAATGGGGAAGTCATGCCAGGACag TGGGAGTTTCAAGTTGGGCCGAGCGTTGGCATTGAGGCCGGGGATCACATCTGGTGCGCGAGGTACCTGCTCGAG AGAATTACAGAACAAGCTGGAGTTGTTCTCACACTTGATCCTAAACCAATAGATGGTGATTGGAATGGTGCAGGATGCCACACCAACTATAG cacAAAGAGCATGAGAGAGGAAGGTGGCTTTGATGTGATCAAGAAGGCGATCTTGAACCTGTCGCTCCGCCACAAGGCGCACATCAGCGCCTACGGGGAAGGGAACGAGAGGCGGCTGACGGGGAAGCACGAAACGGCCAGCATCAACACTTTCTCATGG GGGGTTGCTAACCGCGGCTGCTCCATTCGTGTGGGACGAGACACCGAGAAGAACGGAAAAG GCTACTTGGAGGATAGGCGCCCGGCTTCAAACATGGATCCCTACGTCGTGACCGGGCTTCTAGCTGAGACGACGCTCCTGTGGGAGCCCACGCTCGAGGCGAAGCTCTCGCTGCACACAAGGTCTTGTTGA
- the LOC131020939 gene encoding mitogen-activated protein kinase 15-like yields the protein MQPDQRKKSIDVDFFTQYGEGSRYRIEEVIGKGSYGVVCSAYDTRSGEKVAIKKINDIFEHVSDATRILREVKLLRLLRHPDIVEIKHILLPPSRREFKDIYVVFELMESDLHQVIKANDDLTPEHYQFFLYQLLRGMKYIHTANVFHRDLKPKNILANADCKLKICDFGLARVAFNDTPTAIFWTDYVATRWYRAPELCGSFFSKYTPAIDIWSIGCIFAELLTGKPLFPGKNVVHQLDLMTDLLGTPPPETIARIRNEKARRYLSSMRRKKAIPLSHKFPNADPFALRLLQRMLAFDPKDRPSAEEALADPYFRNLSRVEREPSAQPVTKMEFEFERRRITKDDVRELIYREILEYHPKMLKEHLDGAEPTSFMYPSAVDKFKKQFAFLEEHWRNGGAAPAPPAERQQSSSLPRPSVLYSGNSIPSMSEVANDLSTCSINEVEKPHVERSYAIPMTRLPLQVPENIQARPAARPGKITGPAPRYSNYGAAPPPAPVDAAEHRRTMRNPTVHAQYMAPNPSYPRKHAPCKAEDGEGVVGDGPNGLQRKQEMYMARKVAAAQGGAGSLWY from the exons ATGCAGCCTGATCAGCGGAAAAAG TCCATAGATGTGGATTTCTTCACACAATATGGTGAAGGGAGCAGATATAGAATCGAGGAAGTGATAGGCAAAGGTAGCTACGGTGTTGTCTGCTCAGCATATGATACGCGTTCAGGGGAGAAGGTTGCGATCAAGAAGATAAATGATATCTTTGAACATGTATCCGATGCCACACGAATCCTTCGTGAAGTTAAGCTTCTTAGACTTCTTCGACATCCAGACATCGTGGAGATCAAGCATATTCTGCTGCCCCCGTCTAGAAGGGAGTTCAAGGACATATACGTCGTGTTTGAGCTAATGGAATCGGATCTCCACCAGGTCATTAAGGCAAACGATGACTTGACTCCGGAGCATTACCAATTCTTCCTATACCAGCTCCTTCGCGGCATGAAATACATTCATACAG CTAATGTGTTTCACCGTGACCTGAAGCCTAAGAACATCTTGGCAAATGCCGACTGCAAATTAAAAATCTGTGATTTCGGCCTCGCGAGAGTGGCCTTCAACGACACTCCTACTGCAATCTTTTGGACg GATTACGTTGCAACGAGGTGGTATAGAGCTCCTGAATTATGTGGCTCGTTTTTCTCCAAG TATACACCTGCCATTGACATTTGGAGCATTGGCTGCATTTTCGCGGAACTTTTGACCGGAAAACCCCTCTTCCCCGGAAAAAACGTGGTTCATCAATTAGACCTGATGACCGATCTATTGGGAACCCCGCCTCCCGAAACCATAGCAAGG ATAAGAAACGAGAAGGCTCGGAGATACTTGAGCAGCATGAGACGGAAGAAGGCGATTCCATTGTCCCACAAGTTCCCGAATGCTGATCCCTTTGCTCTTCGCCTCTTACAAAGAATGCTCGCTTTTGATCCCAAGGACAGACCTTCGGCTGAAGAG GCTCTTGCAGATCCGTACTTCAGGAACTTATCTCGAGTAGAGAGAGAACCTTCTGCACAACCTGTCACGAAAATGGAGTTCGAGTTTGAAAGGCGAAGGATTACAAAGGACGACGTTCGAGAGTTGATATACCGCGAGATTCTTGAATATCACCCGAAGATGTTGAAGGAGCATTTGGACGGAGCAGAACCGACGAGCTTCATGTATCCAAG TGCTGTCGACAAATTCAAGAAGCAATTCGCGTTTCTTGAGGAGCATTGGAGAAACGGAGGCGCTGCTCCTGCTCCGCCTGCTGAGAGGCAACAATCGTCGTCTCTGCCCAG GCCTTCCGTACTGTATTCTGGTAATTCGATTCCGAGTATGAGCGAAGTTGCCAACGATCTCTCCACGTGCTCCATTAATGAAGTCGAGAAGCCGCACGTTGAACGGTCATATGCGATTCCGATGACGCGATTGCCTCTCCAAGTTCCCGAAAACATCCAAG CGAGGCCAGCCGCAAGGCCAGGGAAGATCACCGGCCCCGCACCGCGATACAGCAACTACGGAGCGGCACCGCCACCTGCGCCGGTAGACGCAGCCGAACACCGCAGGACGATGAGAAATCCCACCGTGCATGCTCAATACATGGCTCCTAACCCTTCGTACCCAAGGAAGCACGCCCCCTGCAAGGCCGAAGACGGAGAGGGCGTCGTCGGTGATGGGCCCAACGGGCTGCAGCGGAAGCAAGAGATGTACATGGCAAGAAAAGTCGCCGCTGCGCAAGGCGGAGCCGGGAGCCTCTGGTACTAA
- the LOC131020933 gene encoding LOW QUALITY PROTEIN: putative transferase At4g12130, mitochondrial (The sequence of the model RefSeq protein was modified relative to this genomic sequence to represent the inferred CDS: deleted 1 base in 1 codon) — QLASLRDISSNRIGVSSVPLPHVLPSDKPLPTRVAFPQKPLTSTAAAAAKAAAAHLARCTASAPLSASSDFFSAQTNLSSAGPMACLLKTRSVIRFRGPETLKFLQGLVTNDVRSLDDPHSVAENAATPNMPAVAAAPVYAAMLTPQGRFLYDFFLYRPPRADEKLDATGSGPGPDSGELEIYADVDGSVVDELLAALKKFRLRSKVDIENVGEEFSCWQRFSWDLEGKSSSQEEPEADSVGWGGTVDQSGVSASQGNNIGWNWQKDPRLTCLGYRGIFPSHATPPLVEEDKETDEGNFLLWRLEKGVAEGSSEIPKGEAIPLEYNLAGLNAISFDKGCYVGQELVARTHHRGVIRKRLIPVRFLSSSGKEVEQQVSPGAEVMDDASRKKAGSVTTALGSRGLALVRLEEAFKETGGLAVYGHEDIKVETIRPKWWPSEWFLHQTPAA, encoded by the exons caaCTCGCAAGTTTGAGAGACATTTCATCAAACAGGATAGGCGTCAGCTCAGTGCCGCTGCCACACGTGTTGCCTTCTGATAAACCCCTGCCCACACGTGTTGCCTTCCCCCAAAAACCCCTTACAtctaccgccgccgccgccgcgaaGGCTGCAGCCGCTCACCTCGCAAGATGCACGGCCTCAGCTCCTCTCTCCGCTTCCTCAGACTTCTTCTCAGCTCAGACTAACCTCAGCTCCGCCGGCCCCATGGCGTGTCTTCTGAAAACCCGGTCCGTGATCCGGTTCAGGGGGCCCGAAACCCTCAAGTTCCTCCAGGGTTTGGTGACCAACGACGTGCGGAGTTTGGACGATCCACACTCTGTGGCGGAGAACGCCGCCACCCCTAACATGCCGGCGGTTGCGGCGGCGCCGGTGTACGCCGCGATGTTGACTCCTCAAGGGAGGTTTCTGTACGATTTCTTCCTGTATAGACCGCCCCGTGCTGATGAGAAGCTCGACGCCACCGGGTCGGGGCCCGGACCCGACTCCGGCGAGCTCGAGATTTATGCGGATGTGGATGGATCCGTCGTCGACGAGCTCTTGGCTGCCTTGAAAAA ATTTCGTTTGAGGTCTAAGGTTGATATTGAGAATGTGGGAGAGGAATTTTCGTGCTGGCAACGGTTTAGTTGGGACCTTGAAGGGAAGTCTTCGTCTCAGGAGGAACCAGAAGCTGATTCTGTTGGCTGGGGTGGTACAGTCGATCAGTCGGGCGTATCTGCTTCACAAGGAAATAATATTGGTTGGAATTGGCAGAAAGATCCACGGCTGACTTGTCTAGGATATAGGGGCATCTTTCCATCTCACGCAACAC CGCCTCTAGTCGAGGAGGACAAGGAAACGGATGAAGGAAACTTTCTTCTTTGGAGATTAGAGAAAGGAGTCGCAGAAGGCTCTTCTGAGATTCCAAAAG GCGAGGCAATACCGCTCGAGTACAATCTTGCTGGTCTAAATGCTATAAGCTTCGACAAAGGATGTTACGTTGGCCAAGAACTTGTTGCTCGGACACATCACCGTGGAGTAATCCGAAAGCGTTTAATTCCCGTCCGATTCTTGAGCAGTAGCGGAAAAG AGGTGGAGCAGCAAGTATCTCCAGGTGCAGAAGTGATGGATGATGCATCTAGAAAGAAGGCC GGATCGGTGACGACTGCACTTGGGTCTCGCGGTCTGGCGCTCGTACGGTTGGAGGAAGCGTTCAAAGAGACGGGCGGCTTGGCCGTTTACGGCCACGAAGATATCAAAGTTGAGACCATTCGGCCAAAATGGTGGCCGTCGGAGTGGTTTCTTCATCAGACACCAGCTGCGTAG
- the LOC131020936 gene encoding uncharacterized protein At5g19025-like isoform X1: MFFILIKKGSIKIPQKQFCCINQNQFLSPADVVLQSTSGRSTLTCASPRPHANLRASHFAPPEIPSPPPSTIMRSSTTTITMRRSAPNALSPQPSISPNCPSLCRHSPSATLDLLILLLVLFSGAFLITSYFSYLFHSLSLLLPPLASDPQSQLIFLALFAASFLAFVSFFEICCGGRSRRCGRAGCRGLKRGMEFDLLLQGEELLRVGDGSKAVRDVNSLPWKGGGDDNPDYECLRAELRKMAPPNGRAVLLFCLRCGCPISKLEGWGPKRGRRHKKGLAFSGGGGDHR; the protein is encoded by the exons atgtttttcattttaattaaaaagggAAGCATCAAAATCCCACAAAAACAATTTTGCTGTATTAATCAAAATCAATTTCTCAGTCCCGCAGATGTTGTACTCCAGAGTACAAGCGGGCGAAGCACGCTAACCTGCGCTTCCCCTCGCCCCCACGCTAACCTGCGCGCCTCCCATTTTGCTCCACCTGAAATACCTTCGCCACCGCCGTCCACTATCATgcgctcctccaccaccaccatcacaaTGCGCCGCTCCGCCCCCAACGCTCTCTCCCCGCAGCCCTCAATTTCCCCAAATTGCCCCTCCCTCTGCCGCCACTCCCCCTCCGCGACGCTCgacctcctcatcctcctcctcGTCCTCTTCTCCGGCGCCTTCCTCATCACCTCCTATTTCTCCTACCTCTTCCACTCGCTCTCCCTCCTCCTCCCCCCTCTCGCCTCCGACCCCCAATCGCAGCTCATATTCCTCGCCCTATTCGCCGCCTCCTTCCTCGCCTTCGTCAGCTTCTTCGAGATCTGCTGCGGCGGCCGCTCGCGGCGGTGCGGCCGCGCCGGATGCAGGGGACTGAAGCGGGGGATGGAGTTCGATCTGCTGCTGCAGGGGGAGGAGCTGCTGCGGGTCGGGGACGGCAGCAAGGCCGTGAGGGACGTCAATTCCCTGCCGTGGaagggcggcggcgacgacaACCCCGACTACGAGTGCCTCCGCGCCGAGCTCCGGAAGATGGCGCCGCCTAACGGCCGCGCCGTGCTGCTCTTCTGCCTCCGCTGCGGCTGCCCGATCTCCAAGCTGGAAGGCTGGGGCCCTAAGCGCGGCCGCCGCCACAAGAA GGGTCTGGCTTTTTCCGGTGGAGGAGGAGATCATCGCTAG
- the LOC131020938 gene encoding chaperone protein ClpC4, chloroplastic-like, translating to MARQRQSSNWSWLQAYATNMTLMAEMGELEAVIGREKETEQLIQALLKRRKSNACLVGAAGVGKTAIVEGLALKIAQGSVPDNLKGKRIFAIDMNRLLAGTIYRGQFEQRMKGVLEEVRRSEGSVILFIDELHTIITSAAGFDVANIIKPALSRGDFMCIGATTMEEYTRYIQRDAALKRRFESIHVREPSRDETLNMLNGVIHKYETHHGVKYAETAVTAAVDLSIRYLRELHLPDKAIDLIDKAGARAQMLGDGGGAPVTGSDVEHVVSACTGIPAAKVVSGKASRRLLELEETLKRRVIGQDEAVAAVSRALLRARAGVKDATKPVGCFLFAGPTGVGKTETAKVVAEEYFGCKEAMVRLDMSEYMEYHSVSRLIGSPPGYRSHDDGGQLTEPVRRRPHCLVLFDEIEKAHQQVLNVLLQILDDGRLTDGKGKTVDFSNTVVILTSNVGSDKLKCAFKPELLNRFDEVVAFKPLHKEHIQKILEILIREFCDRVAANKNIKVTVSKGLKERLVSEGYDKSYGARALKRAMARLVEDKLAREILNETVTEQDSVIVDVAVDEEMVNETVVKHSKFQILMRFGFELYVHDHNIKDFRRLKGRCRFRLFDHVYNKDFQGAIGLAEIIHVVKR from the exons ATGGCGAGGCAGAGACAGAGCTCGAATTGGAGCTGGCTGCAGGCGTATGCAACTAATATGACTTTGATGGCTGAGAtg gGAGAGCTGGAGGCGGTAATTGGAAGAGAGAAGGAGACGGAGCAACTCATACAAGCTCTGTTGAAGCGACGGAAGAGCAACGCCTGCCTCGTCGGCGCCGCCGGCGTCGGCAAAACCGCCATTGTTGAAGGCCTCGCTCTCAAAATCGCTCAAGGCTCAGTTCCGGATAACCTCAAAGGAAAAAGg ATTTTCGCAATCGACATGAATCGTTTGCTTGCTGGAACAATATATCGTGGGCAGTTTGAACAAAGGATGAAAGGTGTGTTGGAGGAGGTGAGGCGAAGTGAAGGTAGTGTGATATTGTTCATCGATGAGCTGCATACTATAATCACGAGTGCTGCTGGATTTGACGTTGCCAACATTATCAAACCGGCTCTCTCTAGAGGAGATTTTATG TGCATTGGTGCTACTACGATGGAGGAATACACGAGATACATACAAAGGGATGCAGCATTAAAGCGTAGGTTTGAGAGCATACATGTGCGTGAACCATCGAGAGACGAAACCCTAAATATGCTCAACGGCGTGATTCACAAATACGAGACTCATCACGGCGTCAAGTACGCCGAGACGGCCGTCACCGCCGCCGTCGACTTGTCCATACGCTACCTCAGGGAGCTCCACCTCCCCGACAAGGCCATCGACCTCATCGACAAGGCCGGCGCGAGAGCGCAGATGCTCGGGGACGGGGGCGGGGCCCCCGTCACCGGCTCCGACGTCGAGCACGTCGTGTCGGCGTGCACGGGGATTCCGGCGGCCAAGGTCGTCTCCGGCAAGGCGTCGCGGCGTCTGCTCGAGCTGGAGGAGACTCTGAAGCGCCGCGTGATCGGACAGGACGAGGCCGTGGCGGCCGTGAGCCGCGCTCTCCTCCGAGCTCGCGCCGGAGTCAAGGACGCGACGAAACCCGTCGGCTGCTTCTTGTTCGCCGGCCCCACCGGAGTCGGGAAAACGGAGACGGCTAAAGTGGTCGCCGAGGAGTATTTTGGGTGCAAAGAGGCCATGGTGAGGCTCGACATGAGCGAGTACATGGAGTATCACTCCGTGTCGCGGCTCATCGGATCGCCTCCCGGCTACCGAAGCCACGACGACGGCGGCCAGCTCACGGAGCCGGTGCGGCGGAGGCCGCACTGCCTCGTCTTATTCGATGAGATTGAGAAAGCACATCAACAG GTTTTGAACGTGCTTCTCCAAATTTTGGATGATGGGAGATTGACGGACGGCAAGGGCAAGACGGTTGATTTTAGCAACACCGTCGTGATACTAACGTCGAATGTGGGAAGCGACAAGCTCAAATGCGCTTTCAAGCCGGAACTACTCAACAGATTCGACGAAGTCGTGGCGTTCAAGCCCTTACACAAGGAGCATATACAGAAAATCCTCGAAATCTTGATCCGCGAATTCTGCGACAGAGTTGCCGCcaacaaaaatattaaagtCACGGTTAGCAAAGGATTGAAGGAAAGGTTGGTTTCGGAAGGATACGACAAGAGCTACGGTGCTCGGGCGCTCAAGAGGGCTATGGCTAGACTGGTTGAAGATAAGTTGGCACGTGAAATCTTAAACGAGACGGTGACGGAGCAAGATTCCGTTATCGTGGATGTCGCCGTTGACGAGGAGATGGTGAATGAGACCGTGGTCAAACATTCCAAATTCCAAATTTTAATGAGATTTGGATTTGAATTATATGTTCACGACCACAATATCAAAGATTTTCGCCGATTGAAAGGTAGATGTAGATTTAGATTATTTGATCACGTCTACAATAAAGATTTTCAAGGGGCTATTGGATTAGCAGAAATTATACATGTTGTAAAGagatag
- the LOC131020934 gene encoding small polypeptide DEVIL 21, translating into MQKKVIEMKKKVMGKRFEKWRRVVRQVRGKLYIVRVCITMLLCWDKYS; encoded by the coding sequence ATGCAGAAGAAGGTGATCGAGATGAAGAAGAAGGTAATGGGGAAAAGGTTTGAGAAATGGAGGAGGGTGGTGAGACAAGTGAGAGGAAAGCTCTACATTGTGAGAGTTTGCATAACTATGCTTCTTTGTTGGGACAAGTATTCTTAA
- the LOC131020935 gene encoding ribonucleoside-diphosphate reductase small chain A — protein MGSLRNEETEGKLFEQKKIEEDEEDQEPILMEQPQRFCMFPIKYPQIWEMYKKAEASFWTAEEVDLSQDVQQWQALSRPEKHFISHVLAFFAASDGIVLENLAARFLNDVQIAEARAFYGFQTAMENIHSEMYSLLLETYIKDSKEKHRLFNAVENIPCVAQKAKWALNWIKSTSSFAERLVAFACVEGIFFSGSFCSIFWLKKRGLMPGLTFSNELISRDEGLHCDFACLLYSLLRKQLSWQRVHLIVEEAVEIEIEFVCDALPCALIGMNSALMSQYIKFVADRLLVSLGCPKAYNVENPFDWMDFISLQGKANFFERRVGDYQKASVMSSLQDGSKNFEFRTDEDF, from the exons ATGGGTTCTTTGAGAAATGAAGAAACAGAGGGAAAATTGTTTGAGCAgaagaaaattgaagaagatgaggaagaTCAAGAACCCATTTTGATGGAGCAACCGCAGCGGTTTTGCATGTTTCCTATCAAGTACCCACAAATTTGGGAGATGTACAAGAAGGCAGAAGCCAGTTTCTGGACTG CTGAGGAGGTTGATCTCTCACAGGATGTGCAGCAGTGGCAGGCTCTGTCTCGGCCCGAAAAGCACTTCATAAGCCATGTGCTGGCGTTCTTTGCTGCTTCAGATGGGATCGTCTTGGAAAACTTGGCTGCTCGCTTCCTCAATGATGTTCAGATTGCAGAG GCTCGAGCATTTTATGGATTTCAAACTGCTATGGAAAATATTCATTCGG AGATGTATAGCTTGCTTCTGGAAACATATATCAAAGACTCAAAGGAGAAGCACAGATTGTTTAACGCAGTCGAAAACATTCCCTGTGTTGCACAAAAAGCCAAGTGGGCTTTGAATTGGATTAAGAG CACGAGCTCGTTTGCTGAGAGGCTCGTTGCTTTTGCTTGTGTCGAAGGCATTTTCTTCTCTGGGAG CTTCTGCTCGATTTTTTGGCTAAAGAAACGGGGATTGATGCCTGGCTTGACGTTCTCTAATGAACTCATTTCTAGAGACGAGGGTCTGCACTGTGACTTCGCCTGCCTCCTATACAG TTTACTCCGGAAGCAACTGAGTTGGCAAAGGGTCCATCTTATTGTGGAAGAAGCTGTTGaaattgagattgaatttgtttGTGATGCCCTCCCTTGTGCTCTCATTGGTATGAATTCAGCATTGATGAGCCAGTACATCAAGTTCGTTGCTGATCGACTTCTg gtTTCTCTAGGGTGTCCGAAGGCGTACAATGTCGAGAACCCTTTCGACTGGATGGATTTCATATCCTTACA GGGAAAGGCCAACTTCTTCGAGAGGAGGGTGGGCGACTACCAGAAGGCGTCCGTCATGTCAAGCTTGCAGGACGGCTCCAAGAATTTCGAGTTCAGGACGGACGAGGACTTCTAG
- the LOC131020936 gene encoding uncharacterized protein At5g19025-like isoform X2: MFFILIKKGSIKIPQKQFCCINQNQFLSPADVVLQSTSGRSTLTCASPRPHANLRASHFAPPEIPSPPPSTIMRSSTTTITMRRSAPNALSPQPSISPNCPSLCRHSPSATLDLLILLLVLFSGAFLITSYFSYLFHSLSLLLPPLASDPQSQLIFLALFAASFLAFVSFFEICCGGRSRRCGRAGCRGLKRGMEFDLLLQGEELLRVGDGSKAVRDVNSLPWKGGGDDNPDYECLRAELRKMAPPNGRAVLLFCLRCGCPISKLEGWGPKRGRRHKKSWIQTILC; the protein is encoded by the exons atgtttttcattttaattaaaaagggAAGCATCAAAATCCCACAAAAACAATTTTGCTGTATTAATCAAAATCAATTTCTCAGTCCCGCAGATGTTGTACTCCAGAGTACAAGCGGGCGAAGCACGCTAACCTGCGCTTCCCCTCGCCCCCACGCTAACCTGCGCGCCTCCCATTTTGCTCCACCTGAAATACCTTCGCCACCGCCGTCCACTATCATgcgctcctccaccaccaccatcacaaTGCGCCGCTCCGCCCCCAACGCTCTCTCCCCGCAGCCCTCAATTTCCCCAAATTGCCCCTCCCTCTGCCGCCACTCCCCCTCCGCGACGCTCgacctcctcatcctcctcctcGTCCTCTTCTCCGGCGCCTTCCTCATCACCTCCTATTTCTCCTACCTCTTCCACTCGCTCTCCCTCCTCCTCCCCCCTCTCGCCTCCGACCCCCAATCGCAGCTCATATTCCTCGCCCTATTCGCCGCCTCCTTCCTCGCCTTCGTCAGCTTCTTCGAGATCTGCTGCGGCGGCCGCTCGCGGCGGTGCGGCCGCGCCGGATGCAGGGGACTGAAGCGGGGGATGGAGTTCGATCTGCTGCTGCAGGGGGAGGAGCTGCTGCGGGTCGGGGACGGCAGCAAGGCCGTGAGGGACGTCAATTCCCTGCCGTGGaagggcggcggcgacgacaACCCCGACTACGAGTGCCTCCGCGCCGAGCTCCGGAAGATGGCGCCGCCTAACGGCCGCGCCGTGCTGCTCTTCTGCCTCCGCTGCGGCTGCCCGATCTCCAAGCTGGAAGGCTGGGGCCCTAAGCGCGGCCGCCGCCACAAGAA ATCATGGATTCAGACAATTCTCTGCTGA